From Psychrobacillus sp. FSL K6-2836, a single genomic window includes:
- a CDS encoding YecA family protein, producing the protein MEKSVERTIEDIIDKHHLSDIFLKNERGTAVLNALRVFEDGIKFAPSIFEARGLISKKLSDKDLVINNFIDGLDQTIKWIYECCPYGVSSVEIDYNGKLYFAASQTFIQSMMYGRICDGYTLLSRGRQIVEYNEENNQLIFKFKNGDQGKREAADLVLAQNTKEDNLVKALKAIPDNIINCFNLEKEIYFNDQGLQYDISEAKLNSFELISKAQVEYFSELPEDWKMHGFTLGEFRKVWEVLLRKSLIHEAACKSSKKEGGAIEYIVMITTFEDLSKEITDKSKVANEQVRLILETLLYDASITNGHVIWQPIIPLDDINIAIPPNLIINSNFERNLIYLLNKIAQGDYSRLSNLKEDIMLGDLSEKLKYYSNISVSTAKKLPDPLPDMDLILYDKNRKVLFLSEIKWLLSIDSIKEICARDKDLEKGISQAKLIKEYALKNTSDVLERAFGQNDLEVNQIYSCVISKNNIGSSFIDSSAKIINEASFLKILADTNGDLLEVIRIIDNNLFLPKEGVDYNLNEIEISYGNQNFIVQSVSLNTEKVNLPPIKKEEGRIKLRRNDPCFCGKINEKTGKVYKYKKCCG; encoded by the coding sequence ATGGAAAAATCAGTTGAAAGAACAATTGAAGACATAATAGATAAACACCATTTAAGTGATATTTTTCTAAAAAACGAACGAGGTACAGCTGTTCTTAATGCTTTAAGGGTTTTTGAAGATGGTATAAAATTTGCCCCTTCAATATTTGAAGCAAGGGGCTTGATTTCAAAAAAGCTTAGCGATAAGGACTTAGTTATAAATAATTTTATTGATGGTTTAGATCAAACAATTAAATGGATATATGAATGTTGTCCTTATGGTGTCTCTTCTGTAGAAATTGACTATAATGGTAAATTATATTTTGCTGCTTCACAAACTTTTATTCAATCGATGATGTACGGTAGGATATGTGATGGATATACTCTGCTTTCAAGAGGTAGACAAATTGTAGAATATAACGAAGAAAATAACCAGCTTATATTTAAATTTAAAAATGGTGATCAAGGAAAAAGAGAAGCTGCGGACCTTGTTCTTGCACAAAACACAAAAGAGGATAATCTTGTAAAAGCTTTAAAAGCCATTCCAGATAATATTATTAATTGTTTTAATCTTGAAAAAGAAATTTACTTTAACGATCAAGGTTTACAATATGATATATCAGAGGCTAAATTGAATAGTTTTGAATTAATAAGTAAAGCACAAGTTGAATACTTTAGTGAATTACCAGAGGACTGGAAAATGCACGGGTTTACACTAGGAGAATTCAGAAAAGTATGGGAAGTGTTATTAAGAAAATCATTAATACACGAGGCTGCATGTAAATCCTCAAAAAAAGAGGGAGGAGCCATTGAATATATTGTTATGATTACTACATTTGAAGACTTATCTAAAGAAATCACAGATAAATCAAAGGTAGCAAATGAACAAGTAAGGTTAATTTTAGAAACTCTTTTATACGATGCTTCAATCACAAACGGGCATGTAATTTGGCAACCAATTATACCTTTGGATGATATTAATATTGCCATACCACCCAATCTAATAATAAATAGTAATTTTGAGAGAAACTTGATTTATCTCTTAAATAAAATTGCACAAGGTGATTATTCGAGACTCTCTAACCTTAAAGAAGATATAATGTTGGGTGATTTATCTGAAAAATTAAAATATTATTCGAATATTAGTGTTTCTACTGCTAAGAAATTACCAGATCCCTTACCTGATATGGATTTAATTCTTTATGATAAAAATAGAAAGGTTCTTTTCCTTTCTGAAATTAAATGGTTGTTGTCTATTGATTCTATCAAAGAAATTTGTGCAAGGGACAAAGACCTTGAAAAGGGTATTTCGCAGGCAAAGTTAATTAAAGAATACGCCTTGAAAAACACTAGTGATGTCTTAGAGAGAGCTTTTGGGCAGAATGATTTGGAAGTAAACCAAATTTATTCATGCGTGATATCAAAAAACAATATTGGTAGCTCTTTTATTGATTCTTCAGCAAAAATTATTAATGAGGCATCCTTTTTGAAGATATTAGCTGATACAAATGGTGATTTATTAGAAGTTATTCGAATTATTGATAATAATCTCTTCTTGCCAAAGGAGGGAGTAGATTATAATTTGAATGAAATTGAAATAAGTTATGGCAATCAAAATTTTATTGTCCAGTCTGTATCACTTAATACTGAGAAAGTAAATTTGCCCCCCATAAAGAAAGAAGAAGGTAGAATAAAATTAAGAAGAAATGATCCTTGCTTTTGCGGGAAAATAAATGAGAAAACTGGTAAAGTGTATAAATACAAAAAGTGCTGTGGTTGA
- a CDS encoding MarR family winged helix-turn-helix transcriptional regulator has translation MENKRELFQLLTRRFGLLNKNCCSIGAVDISSVQSHILYEIDKQSSPSMQQIAETIAMDITTFSRQVQTLIKMELVKKTPSSADKRVYILSLTVQGKFVATTIDESMNAYLEEVFSHMNEFERETVIRSIKLLNQAMSKSSVCCTPLL, from the coding sequence ATGGAAAACAAACGTGAACTATTTCAATTGCTTACTCGTAGGTTTGGACTTCTTAATAAAAATTGTTGTTCAATTGGAGCCGTGGATATATCATCCGTACAAAGTCACATTCTTTATGAAATAGATAAACAATCATCACCATCCATGCAACAGATTGCAGAAACGATAGCGATGGATATAACGACTTTTAGCCGGCAAGTCCAGACTCTTATTAAAATGGAATTAGTAAAGAAAACACCTTCCTCAGCAGACAAAAGGGTATATATTTTATCCCTTACAGTACAAGGTAAATTTGTCGCTACAACCATTGACGAATCGATGAATGCTTATTTAGAGGAAGTATTCTCGCATATGAACGAATTTGAAAGAGAAACAGTTATTCGTTCTATTAAATTACTAAATCAAGCTATGTCCAAATCAAGTGTTTGCTGTACACCTCTACTTTAA
- a CDS encoding GNAT family N-acetyltransferase, whose amino-acid sequence MNFIIRNAIKADWVEIKQIYEAGISTGLATFETIAPTTYEQWILNASPECTLIAQAENKILGWCKITPISSRLAYVGVGEVSVYVHPEAQGKGVGNLLLKNLITLSEEKGFWTLQASIFSENNNSIYLHKKNGFREVGIREKIGKLNGKWRDSVLLEKRSNLVGLEGDF is encoded by the coding sequence ATGAATTTTATTATTAGAAATGCTATTAAAGCTGATTGGGTCGAAATTAAACAAATTTATGAAGCTGGGATTTCCACAGGTTTAGCTACATTTGAAACTATAGCACCCACCACTTATGAACAATGGATCTTAAATGCTTCACCTGAATGTACTTTAATTGCACAAGCCGAAAATAAAATATTAGGTTGGTGCAAAATTACACCGATATCAAGTCGTTTGGCTTATGTAGGTGTCGGCGAAGTTAGTGTCTATGTTCATCCTGAAGCACAAGGGAAAGGAGTCGGCAATTTACTCTTGAAAAACTTGATTACTTTATCTGAAGAGAAGGGATTTTGGACTTTACAGGCTTCTATTTTCTCTGAAAATAATAACAGTATTTACTTACATAAAAAAAATGGCTTTAGAGAAGTAGGTATAAGAGAAAAAATAGGGAAATTAAATGGCAAATGGAGAGATAGTGTTTTATTAGAGAAAAGAAGCAATTTAGTCGGATTAGAAGGAGATTTTTAA
- a CDS encoding metal-sensing transcriptional repressor, whose protein sequence is MDHHSHVHKNRKQVINRLAKIEGHVRSIKEMTQNGRDCPDILLQIAAVRKALDNAAKIILTDHMEGCLVDAVRNGEEEKVLQDIKKALENFIH, encoded by the coding sequence ATGGATCATCATTCGCATGTTCATAAAAACAGAAAACAAGTAATAAACAGACTAGCAAAAATCGAAGGTCATGTACGTTCGATTAAAGAAATGACACAAAACGGGCGAGATTGCCCAGATATTCTACTTCAGATAGCTGCAGTACGCAAAGCTTTAGATAACGCCGCAAAGATTATTTTAACTGACCATATGGAAGGCTGCTTGGTGGATGCCGTAAGGAATGGAGAAGAAGAAAAAGTCCTTCAAGATATTAAGAAGGCATTAGAAAATTTTATTCACTAA
- a CDS encoding NAD(P)-binding domain-containing protein — protein sequence MNNIELKQGNTGGCCVPAAKINLDVAKSSNKELPIAIIGAGPVGLAAAAHLANIGERFILLESGDSVGSNILNWGHVRLFSPWQYNIDKIAKKILEDHDWKEPVLNDLPLGSELVNDYLKPLANLPEIKPYLLLSTKVVSISKKGLDKMKSANRKKSSFVLYLEQNGVSKRIEARAVIDATGTWSHPNPINADNVWTKEEIELKQHIYYGIPDIKEEHKVKYKGKRVAVVGGGHSAINTILELSQLNDDVEITWIMRKKSVEDAYGGEDKDALEARGELGSRIHQLVDGGQVKVYTPFFIHQLTKTNDGIAITGESEDGEETLSPVDEIIANTGSRPDFSFEREIRLNIDTATESVEALSPLIDPNLHSCGTVRPHGEEILRQPEKDFYIVGMKSYGRAPTFLMATGYEQVRSIVAHLTGDFESARKVELDLPETGVCSVNLGPQNYAQSCCGTEVSKC from the coding sequence ATGAATAACATTGAACTGAAACAAGGAAACACTGGTGGATGCTGCGTACCTGCTGCAAAAATAAATTTAGATGTAGCAAAATCTTCAAACAAGGAATTACCGATAGCGATTATAGGTGCTGGTCCTGTAGGTTTAGCAGCGGCTGCCCATCTAGCTAATATCGGTGAACGTTTTATATTACTCGAGTCAGGTGATAGTGTTGGGAGTAATATTCTAAACTGGGGACATGTACGGTTATTCTCACCATGGCAGTACAATATTGATAAGATAGCAAAAAAAATTCTAGAAGATCATGATTGGAAAGAACCTGTTTTAAATGACCTTCCATTAGGAAGTGAATTAGTTAACGATTATTTGAAGCCTTTAGCAAATTTACCTGAAATAAAACCTTATCTATTACTAAGTACAAAAGTTGTTTCAATCAGTAAAAAAGGCTTAGATAAAATGAAGTCTGCTAATCGTAAAAAATCGTCCTTTGTTTTATACCTGGAACAAAATGGAGTATCAAAAAGAATTGAAGCCAGGGCAGTCATAGATGCTACGGGAACTTGGTCACATCCAAATCCGATAAATGCCGATAATGTTTGGACAAAAGAAGAAATAGAATTAAAACAACATATATATTATGGTATTCCAGATATTAAAGAGGAGCATAAGGTTAAATACAAAGGCAAAAGAGTAGCTGTTGTAGGTGGCGGTCATTCAGCCATAAACACGATTTTAGAATTATCACAGTTAAATGATGATGTAGAAATTACGTGGATTATGCGAAAGAAAAGCGTAGAAGATGCTTACGGTGGAGAAGATAAAGACGCTCTTGAAGCAAGAGGGGAGTTGGGAAGTCGTATCCACCAATTAGTTGATGGTGGTCAAGTAAAAGTCTATACCCCATTTTTTATTCATCAATTAACTAAAACAAACGATGGAATCGCAATCACTGGAGAATCAGAAGATGGTGAAGAAACACTTTCTCCCGTTGATGAAATCATTGCAAACACAGGCAGCCGTCCAGACTTCTCGTTTGAAAGAGAAATCAGACTAAACATTGATACTGCTACAGAAAGCGTCGAAGCACTTTCTCCATTAATTGATCCAAACCTTCACAGTTGCGGTACTGTTCGACCTCATGGGGAAGAGATATTAAGACAGCCAGAAAAAGACTTTTATATAGTAGGAATGAAAAGTTATGGTCGAGCTCCAACATTCTTAATGGCTACTGGTTATGAACAAGTTAGATCTATTGTGGCCCATTTGACTGGTGATTTTGAATCGGCTAGAAAGGTAGAACTTGATTTGCCGGAAACTGGTGTGTGTAGTGTTAATTTGGGGCCACAAAATTATGCACAATCATGTTGTGGAACTGAGGTATCCAAATGTTAG
- a CDS encoding TVP38/TMEM64 family protein, which produces MDEYIQLIPLLNIALKFFFLLILNLGVGAIGFVPSFFITVINIDTMGLVLGSVLTFIGEILGALIGFHLYRWGFSKIRSKWLNNSFFKAMKKSSPTKVFILIILFRVLPFVPSGLVTGGASLTTISGVRFMIASSIGKIPSVILEVAVVFGVLQKVSMTYLYIFFSLLLIIITSYWLRNKKKITV; this is translated from the coding sequence TTGGATGAATATATACAACTCATTCCATTACTGAACATAGCACTTAAATTTTTCTTTTTACTTATCTTAAACTTGGGCGTTGGGGCTATCGGCTTTGTGCCAAGTTTCTTTATCACAGTAATCAACATCGATACTATGGGTTTAGTATTAGGCTCCGTACTTACATTTATAGGAGAAATTCTTGGAGCGCTTATCGGGTTTCACCTATACCGTTGGGGCTTCTCTAAAATTCGTTCTAAATGGTTAAATAATTCTTTTTTTAAAGCTATGAAAAAAAGCTCTCCTACAAAAGTATTTATATTAATTATTCTATTTAGGGTTCTACCCTTTGTTCCATCCGGTCTAGTTACCGGAGGTGCATCTTTGACAACTATTAGTGGAGTGCGTTTTATGATTGCAAGCTCTATAGGTAAAATACCTTCAGTAATCCTTGAGGTTGCTGTAGTCTTTGGAGTTCTCCAAAAAGTATCTATGACTTACTTGTATATCTTTTTTAGCTTGTTATTAATCATAATTACATCTTATTGGTTAAGAAATAAAAAGAAGATAACAGTTTGA
- a CDS encoding flavin-containing monooxygenase has translation MEILDTIVIGGGQAGLASGYHLQKKGVRYLILESSNQVGGSWSRYYDSLKLFSPAGYSSLPGMKFPGEQSLYPKRDEVVRYLQEYKRKFQLKVETNQRVESVEKGSEGFTIRTMTGDTFQTRTIINATGSFNNPFIPNIAGRDGFKGLTIHSSEYKNSEPFINQRVLVVGRGNSAIQIAVELAEVSQTSLAVLSPIKFVKQKVWGKDLHFWLKFIGFDKFPFWRFGKTAPSSSAVNDTGKYKERIIAGKPDQQPMFTSFYENGVIWPNGTKEQVDTVIYATGYRPQLPYLQAIGALDEEGKPSHKAGISEVPGLYYVGMEGQRSFASATLRGVGPDAQYVVKKLLHYLEHRM, from the coding sequence GTGGAAATTTTAGATACAATAGTCATTGGAGGAGGGCAAGCAGGTCTTGCTTCAGGCTATCATTTGCAGAAAAAAGGGGTTCGATATCTAATTTTGGAATCAAGCAATCAGGTAGGTGGTTCGTGGTCACGTTATTACGACAGTCTTAAACTATTCTCTCCAGCAGGTTATTCATCACTGCCAGGTATGAAATTCCCCGGAGAACAAAGTCTGTATCCGAAGAGAGATGAGGTCGTTCGTTATTTACAGGAATACAAGAGGAAGTTTCAATTGAAAGTTGAAACCAACCAGCGTGTAGAATCTGTTGAAAAAGGTAGTGAAGGTTTTACGATTCGTACGATGACAGGGGATACATTTCAAACACGAACTATCATTAATGCAACCGGTTCGTTTAACAATCCATTCATACCGAATATAGCTGGGCGGGATGGGTTTAAAGGTCTAACTATTCATTCCTCCGAATACAAAAATTCAGAGCCATTTATAAATCAAAGAGTATTGGTTGTGGGACGTGGGAATTCTGCCATTCAGATTGCAGTTGAGCTAGCTGAGGTGAGTCAAACGTCTTTAGCAGTGTTAAGTCCAATTAAGTTTGTAAAACAAAAAGTATGGGGTAAGGATTTGCATTTTTGGTTGAAATTTATTGGTTTTGACAAGTTTCCCTTTTGGCGATTTGGAAAAACAGCACCTAGTTCGAGTGCTGTTAATGATACTGGTAAATACAAAGAGCGAATAATAGCAGGAAAACCAGATCAACAACCGATGTTTACGTCCTTTTATGAAAACGGAGTTATTTGGCCAAACGGGACAAAAGAACAGGTAGATACTGTTATATATGCGACTGGATACAGACCACAGTTACCATATCTTCAAGCGATTGGAGCATTGGATGAGGAGGGTAAGCCATCACATAAAGCGGGTATAAGCGAAGTTCCAGGTCTCTATTATGTGGGAATGGAAGGGCAACGATCCTTTGCTTCTGCTACCTTAAGAGGGGTAGGTCCTGACGCACAATATGTCGTGAAAAAACTATTGCATTATCTTGAACATCGAATGTAA
- a CDS encoding MFS transporter, with product MSGTIKGESKSSVIVIVALITAISLLGDSMLYIVLPLYWKEIGLDSIWQVGVLLSINRFIRLPFNPIVGWLYNRITLKTGLIIAIILGSITTLGYGLLNGFIAWIILRGIWGIAWSFFRIGGLSIVAFNTEENNRGKSIGLYNGLYRLGSLVGMLAGGLLVPILGLSTVSIIFGCLTLLALPIIFIYVKTTPLKDHEQDNKDKVVFIDNSIVNSLKQNRGRIVFTGFCITLLFQGIFMSTLSSVIEQNHGESVTLFGTVISATFLTGIILSLQWIWGPFLGVRFGTWSDGVKGRVPVLIMSLIFASLTFGIISSELPILILIFFTFLVMIAATSLTTIVDAIALDISKNSNVVSFLTSYSIAQDLGASIGPFISFLIIGLEYGFSYIYWGGAILFLLLAILWSTSYKTEGKSISIS from the coding sequence TTGTCCGGAACAATCAAAGGGGAAAGTAAATCTTCTGTAATTGTCATTGTTGCCTTGATTACCGCAATAAGTCTGCTCGGGGATTCAATGTTATACATTGTCTTGCCCTTATATTGGAAAGAAATTGGCCTTGACTCGATTTGGCAAGTTGGAGTACTTCTATCTATTAACCGCTTTATCCGTCTGCCCTTTAATCCAATTGTCGGCTGGTTATATAATAGGATAACTTTAAAAACAGGATTAATAATTGCAATTATATTAGGTAGTATTACGACATTAGGATATGGACTATTAAATGGATTTATTGCATGGATTATTCTCCGTGGAATATGGGGGATTGCATGGTCTTTTTTTAGAATTGGAGGTTTATCAATTGTAGCCTTTAATACTGAAGAAAATAATAGAGGTAAATCAATAGGTCTATACAATGGACTATATCGATTAGGGAGCTTAGTAGGCATGCTAGCAGGAGGGCTGCTAGTTCCAATTTTGGGTTTAAGTACTGTTTCGATTATTTTTGGATGCCTTACGCTGTTAGCTCTACCTATAATTTTTATATATGTTAAAACAACTCCATTAAAAGATCATGAGCAGGATAATAAGGATAAGGTTGTATTTATTGATAACTCAATTGTAAACAGTCTCAAACAGAACAGAGGAAGGATTGTTTTTACTGGTTTCTGTATCACTTTATTATTTCAAGGGATATTTATGTCAACATTAAGTTCTGTAATTGAGCAAAACCATGGAGAAAGTGTCACCTTGTTCGGAACTGTGATCAGTGCAACTTTTCTAACTGGTATTATTTTATCGCTACAATGGATATGGGGGCCATTTTTAGGGGTACGTTTTGGAACTTGGTCAGATGGGGTCAAAGGAAGAGTGCCTGTATTAATTATGTCACTAATTTTTGCAAGTTTGACGTTTGGGATTATTTCTAGTGAACTTCCAATCCTAATATTGATTTTCTTTACATTTCTTGTCATGATTGCAGCAACCTCTCTAACGACAATTGTTGATGCAATTGCATTAGACATTTCAAAGAACTCAAATGTAGTTTCATTTTTAACTTCATACTCAATTGCTCAAGATCTTGGGGCATCCATTGGTCCATTTATTAGTTTCTTGATTATAGGTTTAGAATATGGTTTCTCCTACATTTACTGGGGAGGGGCAATCTTATTTTTATTATTAGCAATTCTTTGGTCAACCTCCTATAAAACAGAAGGAAAATCTATTTCAATTTCTTAA
- a CDS encoding SMODS domain-containing nucleotidyltransferase: protein MSTYTRVNMSTFIKDKINLDPEVTKKARSSRDFLHEQLVALPEKTTNFPKLFSNRETFNYGSFSRRTKIRPLDDIDFMLLFSANGTTYFQDGGTIKMIPPATAEELYVLRDDNGYLNSRKLLNKIRDNINKVSQYKNSDINTRKEVVTLKLISYDWTFDIVPAFKTSEESDGRSYYLIPDGNGHWQKTDPRIDQNRVTNLNKSIDYNVIEFIRIIKYCNKVHSSLKLSSYLIENLVLDYFENDEGELWLTRPYQLMGFFKYLKSAIWSAVWDPKEIQGDLNDLDLSKKYSVDSKANEFMAAVQDAIDFEDAKDYENADKKWRIVFGDEYE, encoded by the coding sequence ATGTCGACTTACACTAGAGTAAATATGAGTACATTTATTAAAGACAAAATTAATTTGGACCCTGAAGTGACAAAGAAGGCACGTTCAAGTAGAGATTTCTTACATGAACAATTAGTTGCTCTTCCTGAGAAAACAACTAACTTTCCTAAGTTGTTTTCTAATAGAGAAACTTTTAACTATGGGTCATTCTCGAGACGTACTAAAATTCGTCCACTAGATGATATTGATTTTATGCTTCTTTTTTCAGCAAACGGGACTACTTATTTTCAAGATGGAGGTACCATTAAAATGATTCCACCAGCTACAGCTGAAGAATTATATGTGCTTAGAGATGATAATGGGTATCTTAATTCTAGAAAATTACTAAATAAAATTCGAGATAATATTAATAAAGTTTCACAGTATAAAAACTCTGATATTAATACTCGTAAAGAAGTGGTTACTTTAAAATTAATTAGCTACGATTGGACTTTTGATATTGTTCCAGCTTTTAAAACTAGTGAAGAATCAGACGGACGTTCTTATTATTTAATTCCGGATGGTAATGGCCATTGGCAAAAGACTGACCCTCGAATTGATCAAAATCGAGTAACCAACTTAAATAAATCGATTGATTATAATGTTATAGAATTTATAAGAATTATTAAGTATTGTAATAAAGTACATTCCTCACTAAAACTTTCTTCATATTTAATTGAAAATCTAGTATTGGATTATTTTGAGAATGATGAAGGAGAATTATGGTTAACAAGACCTTATCAATTAATGGGGTTCTTTAAGTATTTGAAAAGTGCAATTTGGAGTGCTGTTTGGGACCCTAAAGAAATTCAAGGTGACCTTAACGATTTAGATTTATCTAAAAAGTATTCTGTAGACTCTAAAGCAAATGAATTTATGGCTGCAGTACAGGATGCTATAGATTTTGAAGATGCCAAGGACTACGAAAATGCTGATAAAAAATGGCGAATTGTTTTCGGGGATGAATATGAATAA
- a CDS encoding MATE family efflux transporter, whose protein sequence is MTNDKIMNNLTWKEKTTAILALAVPAMIENILQTIVGFVDTLFVARLGLAEVTAVGVANAVIAVYIAIFMAIGVGASSLISRSIGAGDMNRAKALAKQSTILAIIFGLIFGLISLFFSKNLLSLIGAKQEVMELGSVYLTIVGVPSVFISLMLMFGSILRACGDTKRPMYVSWWMNILHIVLDYIFIFGIAGWFGWGVAGAAWATVLVRILGTLALYYYIRKSELSFSLFDEIDSSTLLAPILKLSAPAAIERLTMRLGQVLYFGLIVYIGTETFAAHTIAGNIETFSYMPGYGLAIAATTLVGMHIGAGKFKEAYHYGLLTAGIAVIFMSFIGIIMFFGAPWMATWFTDDLEAIKMVTIALRIDAFAQPALAIGLVLAGALQAAGDTKSPMYSTAIGMWLIRVVGIYFLGIYFNLGIAGIWISIAIDLFIRAIFLSWRYRNTFRIMMNEDSLNKE, encoded by the coding sequence ATGACCAATGATAAAATAATGAATAATTTGACTTGGAAAGAAAAAACTACCGCTATTTTAGCTTTAGCTGTGCCTGCTATGATTGAAAATATTCTTCAAACCATTGTAGGGTTTGTTGATACATTGTTTGTAGCTAGGCTTGGATTAGCCGAAGTGACTGCTGTCGGAGTTGCGAATGCAGTGATAGCTGTTTACATTGCCATCTTCATGGCAATTGGTGTGGGTGCATCTTCTCTCATCTCCAGAAGTATTGGGGCTGGGGATATGAATAGGGCCAAGGCTTTAGCAAAACAATCCACGATTTTAGCGATTATCTTTGGACTAATTTTCGGATTGATTTCCCTCTTTTTTTCCAAAAATTTACTTTCACTTATTGGAGCAAAACAAGAGGTTATGGAACTAGGATCTGTCTATTTAACAATTGTTGGAGTTCCTTCTGTTTTTATTTCACTAATGCTTATGTTTGGTAGTATTCTTCGAGCATGCGGAGATACAAAAAGACCTATGTATGTGAGCTGGTGGATGAATATCTTGCACATTGTACTTGATTATATCTTCATATTTGGAATAGCAGGTTGGTTTGGTTGGGGTGTTGCTGGTGCAGCATGGGCAACAGTACTTGTAAGGATTTTAGGAACCCTCGCTTTATATTACTATATTCGAAAATCAGAACTGTCTTTTTCTTTGTTCGACGAAATCGATTCAAGTACATTGCTGGCACCAATTTTAAAATTATCAGCTCCTGCCGCTATAGAAAGGCTTACTATGCGATTAGGGCAAGTCCTTTATTTTGGACTAATTGTTTACATTGGAACGGAGACATTTGCTGCCCATACTATTGCTGGAAATATTGAAACATTCTCATATATGCCTGGATATGGCTTAGCAATTGCTGCAACTACTTTAGTTGGGATGCATATTGGGGCTGGTAAATTTAAAGAAGCATACCATTATGGTTTGCTGACAGCTGGGATTGCAGTTATTTTTATGAGTTTTATTGGAATAATTATGTTTTTTGGCGCACCCTGGATGGCGACGTGGTTTACAGACGATTTAGAAGCAATTAAAATGGTTACCATCGCTTTAAGGATAGATGCTTTCGCACAACCAGCTTTAGCCATCGGCCTAGTACTTGCGGGTGCTTTACAAGCCGCCGGTGATACTAAAAGTCCGATGTACAGTACAGCCATCGGAATGTGGTTAATACGGGTTGTTGGAATTTACTTTTTAGGAATTTACTTTAATTTAGGAATTGCGGGCATTTGGATTTCAATAGCAATCGATCTATTTATTCGTGCAATATTTTTATCTTGGAGATATAGAAATACTTTTAGAATCATGATGAACGAAGATAGTTTAAACAAAGAATAA
- a CDS encoding S-4TM family putative pore-forming effector: MALIKDQNSDECLDLLSAQRVLYREAKKLWKFYGGSVILLSLISLVITLKFPQYKASVALGSFILALFNIFLYKKLIEHKVQQAATIQEEFDTEVFGLKWNKHIVGKKVRKELIYEKSKSLSIVERTKLRDWYPNVSKMEYPDSVLICQRTNLYWDFELRKKYGYLVIGITILIIFICFITMWIINNPFVDSVASFVFPISSILFFGFETGIGNLKLAEKKEKYLGEVESIIGLPDKSLEECRQIQDKIFIMRNSSSLVIESLYKWLKERFEENIKVTL, translated from the coding sequence TTGGCATTAATAAAAGACCAAAACAGCGATGAATGTTTAGATTTGTTATCAGCACAAAGAGTCCTTTATAGAGAAGCAAAAAAATTATGGAAATTTTATGGAGGTAGCGTAATTTTATTAAGTTTAATATCTCTTGTAATAACTTTAAAATTTCCACAATATAAAGCGAGTGTTGCATTGGGTAGTTTTATTCTAGCGTTATTTAACATCTTTTTATATAAAAAGTTAATTGAACATAAGGTGCAACAGGCTGCTACTATTCAAGAGGAATTTGATACAGAAGTGTTTGGTCTAAAGTGGAACAAACATATTGTGGGAAAAAAAGTAAGAAAGGAATTAATATATGAAAAAAGTAAAAGTTTATCGATTGTCGAAAGAACAAAGTTACGTGACTGGTATCCTAATGTAAGCAAGATGGAATATCCAGACAGTGTACTAATTTGCCAAAGAACAAACCTTTATTGGGATTTTGAGTTGAGAAAAAAATATGGTTATTTAGTAATTGGAATAACTATTTTAATTATCTTTATATGCTTCATAACAATGTGGATTATAAACAACCCCTTTGTGGATTCTGTTGCTTCATTTGTATTTCCGATTTCTTCAATTTTATTTTTTGGATTCGAAACAGGTATTGGGAACCTAAAATTAGCTGAAAAAAAGGAGAAATATTTAGGCGAGGTAGAATCAATCATTGGATTACCAGATAAATCATTAGAAGAGTGCAGACAAATTCAAGATAAAATATTTATTATGCGAAACAGTAGTTCACTTGTAATAGAATCTCTTTATAAGTGGTTAAAAGAGAGATTTGAGGAAAATATAAAAGTAACTTTATAA